A window of the Bufo gargarizans isolate SCDJY-AF-19 chromosome 1, ASM1485885v1, whole genome shotgun sequence genome harbors these coding sequences:
- the LOC122934712 gene encoding uncharacterized protein LOC122934712 isoform X1, with amino-acid sequence MSQESRKMQFSEWKTGKRRLRYLYICPPCSFQLHHGQKAEDNMIPVFLGSDVVSQTGIRTENHPKIHAKFARKGLAARLNFSSEFKFEKLRLPGGMNSLWFYSIQGLFKVAFDLYSREEQMAVIESLQELWKSRLKDKPLDKFYNLSICLESNKRVIPQAEEPQMYEKLSVSSSQQISGIPRVPLSLSEHNYCMTSQDGSSGCLSHDTAGHDLIIQKLKYLVGLCSSSLIDLENQLLKTTVALLDVVGQVFSGHNYLDKIINSIMDLLEAVSHVQDKDNPKKEASNMYENQLLFEVSSWLGNRFHSENDRISQQVEAFKRKHIDRISDLPPAEELVAALFPNAMKVLLLKWMGLFDDASVSKLQSEYPILLLILEFANHNLITGVSHVLYSSLICK; translated from the exons ATGTCGCAGGAAAGCAGAAAAATGCAGTTTTCAGAATGGAAGACCGGCAAGAGACGGCTTAGGTACCTGTATATATGTCCTCCCTGCTCGTTCCAGCTCCATCATGGACAGAAGGCAGAG GATAACATGATCCCTGTTTTCTTGGGTAGTGATGTTGTTTCACAGACCGGAATTCGAACTGAAAATCATCCAAAAATTCACGCCAAGTTTGCAAGGAAAGGTCTGGCAGCAAGGCTTAACTTCAGCAGTG aGTTCAAATTTGAAAAGCTGAGGTTGCCTGGTGGAATGAACAGTCTCTGGTTCTACAGTATTCAGGGGCTTTTTAAAGTGGCTTTTGATTTGTACAGCAGGGAAGAGCAGATGGCGGTCATTGAAAGTCTTCAG GAGCTGTGGAAATCCCGCCTTAAAGATAAGCCTCTCGACAAATTTTACAATCTAAGTATCTGCCTGGAAAGCAACAAACGTGTGATCCCCCAGGCTGAGGAACCACAGATGTATGAAAAATTATCAGTCTCTTCTTCCCAACAAATCAGCGGGATTCCTAGAGTTCCCCTCAGTCTTTCAGAGCACAACTACTGCATGACCAGTCAAGATGGATCTAGTGGGTGTCTCTCACACGATACAGCAGGCCATGATTTAATTATCCAGAAGCTCAAATATCTGGTGGGTTTATGTTCCAGTTCACTGATTGACCTGGAGAATCAGCTGCTGAAGACCACTGTGGCTTTGTTGGATGTTGTAGGACAAGTATTCAGTGGACATAACTACTTGGATAAGATAATTAATAGCATTATGGATCTTCTAGAAGCCGTAAGTCACGTACAAGACAAGGACAATCCAAAGAAAGAGGCCTCCAATATGTATGAGAACCAGTTGTTGTTTGAGGTTAGCAGTTGGTTAGGCAACCGATTCCATAGTGAGAACGATCGCATCAGTCAGCAGGTAGAGGCCTTTAAGAGGAAACATATTGACCGCATTTCAGATTTGCCTCCTGCTGAGGAGTTGGTTGCTGCTTTATTTCCCAATGCCATGAAAGTTCTGTTACTCAAATGGATGGGACTGTTTGATGATGCATCAGTATCCAAACTGCAGAGTGAATATCCAATTTTACTTCTTATCTTGGAATTTGCAAATCACAACCTTATCACAGGAGTGTCTCATGTTCTCTACTCGTCCTTAATCTGTAAATAG
- the LOC122934712 gene encoding uncharacterized protein LOC122934712 isoform X3 has translation MDRRQSDVVSQTGIRTENHPKIHAKFARKGLAARLNFSSEFKFEKLRLPGGMNSLWFYSIQGLFKVAFDLYSREEQMAVIESLQELWKSRLKDKPLDKFYNLSICLESNKRVIPQAEEPQMYEKLSVSSSQQISGIPRVPLSLSEHNYCMTSQDGSSGCLSHDTAGHDLIIQKLKYLVGLCSSSLIDLENQLLKTTVALLDVVGQVFSGHNYLDKIINSIMDLLEAVSHVQDKDNPKKEASNMYENQLLFEVSSWLGNRFHSENDRISQQVEAFKRKHIDRISDLPPAEELVAALFPNAMKVLLLKWMGLFDDASVSKLQSEYPILLLILEFANHNLITGVSHVLYSSLICK, from the exons ATGGACAGAAGGCAGAG TGATGTTGTTTCACAGACCGGAATTCGAACTGAAAATCATCCAAAAATTCACGCCAAGTTTGCAAGGAAAGGTCTGGCAGCAAGGCTTAACTTCAGCAGTG aGTTCAAATTTGAAAAGCTGAGGTTGCCTGGTGGAATGAACAGTCTCTGGTTCTACAGTATTCAGGGGCTTTTTAAAGTGGCTTTTGATTTGTACAGCAGGGAAGAGCAGATGGCGGTCATTGAAAGTCTTCAG GAGCTGTGGAAATCCCGCCTTAAAGATAAGCCTCTCGACAAATTTTACAATCTAAGTATCTGCCTGGAAAGCAACAAACGTGTGATCCCCCAGGCTGAGGAACCACAGATGTATGAAAAATTATCAGTCTCTTCTTCCCAACAAATCAGCGGGATTCCTAGAGTTCCCCTCAGTCTTTCAGAGCACAACTACTGCATGACCAGTCAAGATGGATCTAGTGGGTGTCTCTCACACGATACAGCAGGCCATGATTTAATTATCCAGAAGCTCAAATATCTGGTGGGTTTATGTTCCAGTTCACTGATTGACCTGGAGAATCAGCTGCTGAAGACCACTGTGGCTTTGTTGGATGTTGTAGGACAAGTATTCAGTGGACATAACTACTTGGATAAGATAATTAATAGCATTATGGATCTTCTAGAAGCCGTAAGTCACGTACAAGACAAGGACAATCCAAAGAAAGAGGCCTCCAATATGTATGAGAACCAGTTGTTGTTTGAGGTTAGCAGTTGGTTAGGCAACCGATTCCATAGTGAGAACGATCGCATCAGTCAGCAGGTAGAGGCCTTTAAGAGGAAACATATTGACCGCATTTCAGATTTGCCTCCTGCTGAGGAGTTGGTTGCTGCTTTATTTCCCAATGCCATGAAAGTTCTGTTACTCAAATGGATGGGACTGTTTGATGATGCATCAGTATCCAAACTGCAGAGTGAATATCCAATTTTACTTCTTATCTTGGAATTTGCAAATCACAACCTTATCACAGGAGTGTCTCATGTTCTCTACTCGTCCTTAATCTGTAAATAG
- the LOC122934712 gene encoding uncharacterized protein LOC122934712 isoform X2, whose protein sequence is MIPVFLGSDVVSQTGIRTENHPKIHAKFARKGLAARLNFSSEFKFEKLRLPGGMNSLWFYSIQGLFKVAFDLYSREEQMAVIESLQELWKSRLKDKPLDKFYNLSICLESNKRVIPQAEEPQMYEKLSVSSSQQISGIPRVPLSLSEHNYCMTSQDGSSGCLSHDTAGHDLIIQKLKYLVGLCSSSLIDLENQLLKTTVALLDVVGQVFSGHNYLDKIINSIMDLLEAVSHVQDKDNPKKEASNMYENQLLFEVSSWLGNRFHSENDRISQQVEAFKRKHIDRISDLPPAEELVAALFPNAMKVLLLKWMGLFDDASVSKLQSEYPILLLILEFANHNLITGVSHVLYSSLICK, encoded by the exons ATGATCCCTGTTTTCTTGGGTAGTGATGTTGTTTCACAGACCGGAATTCGAACTGAAAATCATCCAAAAATTCACGCCAAGTTTGCAAGGAAAGGTCTGGCAGCAAGGCTTAACTTCAGCAGTG aGTTCAAATTTGAAAAGCTGAGGTTGCCTGGTGGAATGAACAGTCTCTGGTTCTACAGTATTCAGGGGCTTTTTAAAGTGGCTTTTGATTTGTACAGCAGGGAAGAGCAGATGGCGGTCATTGAAAGTCTTCAG GAGCTGTGGAAATCCCGCCTTAAAGATAAGCCTCTCGACAAATTTTACAATCTAAGTATCTGCCTGGAAAGCAACAAACGTGTGATCCCCCAGGCTGAGGAACCACAGATGTATGAAAAATTATCAGTCTCTTCTTCCCAACAAATCAGCGGGATTCCTAGAGTTCCCCTCAGTCTTTCAGAGCACAACTACTGCATGACCAGTCAAGATGGATCTAGTGGGTGTCTCTCACACGATACAGCAGGCCATGATTTAATTATCCAGAAGCTCAAATATCTGGTGGGTTTATGTTCCAGTTCACTGATTGACCTGGAGAATCAGCTGCTGAAGACCACTGTGGCTTTGTTGGATGTTGTAGGACAAGTATTCAGTGGACATAACTACTTGGATAAGATAATTAATAGCATTATGGATCTTCTAGAAGCCGTAAGTCACGTACAAGACAAGGACAATCCAAAGAAAGAGGCCTCCAATATGTATGAGAACCAGTTGTTGTTTGAGGTTAGCAGTTGGTTAGGCAACCGATTCCATAGTGAGAACGATCGCATCAGTCAGCAGGTAGAGGCCTTTAAGAGGAAACATATTGACCGCATTTCAGATTTGCCTCCTGCTGAGGAGTTGGTTGCTGCTTTATTTCCCAATGCCATGAAAGTTCTGTTACTCAAATGGATGGGACTGTTTGATGATGCATCAGTATCCAAACTGCAGAGTGAATATCCAATTTTACTTCTTATCTTGGAATTTGCAAATCACAACCTTATCACAGGAGTGTCTCATGTTCTCTACTCGTCCTTAATCTGTAAATAG
- the LOC122928814 gene encoding hydroxycarboxylic acid receptor 2-like: MNSSCCAFVEPILDSALPSMLLLVVIFGVICNSLGLWMICLEVKSWKPNSVYLLSLTLADFVVLLCVLFRADYYIRQENWIYGDIPCRLLLYILAAARAAGMIFLSLIALTRYCRILFPFSKVNNITVKQATCICIALWVSMFTLHSYILTSPRFFYLHNTTQCESFNICPQSPMSWQDAFYISLSSLSLLTISYCTIRIAFHLKDNAIDTNGKVGRAMRFLILITAIFVVCYLPSASIRVAIWVLKTMKYEDCAHFRDANLGFYLTICLTYLYSVLNPALYYFSSPSSHKLLPCLCKENLFRESEAQ, from the coding sequence ATGAATAGCAGCTGCTGTGCTTTCGTGGAACCCATCCTGGACTCTGCTCTTCCTTCCATGCTTCTCTTGGTGGTCATTTTTGGCGTAATTTGCAATTCTCTTGGGCTCTGGATGATTTGCTTAGAGGTAAAGTCTTGGAAACCAAACTCTGTATATCTGCTGAGCCTAACTTTGGCAGACTTTGTGGTTCTTTTATGTGTGCTGTTCCGTGCAGACTATTACATCCGTCAAGAAAACTGGATCTATGGAGATATCCCATGCAGACTATTGCTATACATCCTTGCTGCTGCCAGAGCTGCCGGCATGATTTTCTTATCACTCATTGCACTCACTCGCTATTGTCGGATCCTTTTCCCATTCTCCAAAGTGAATAATATTACGGTGAAGCAGGCGACCTGTATCTGCATTGCCCTGTGGGTGTCTATGTTCACACTGCATTCCTACATACTAACAAGTCCACGCTTTTTCTACTTGCACAACACAACACAGTGTGAAAGCTTTAATATATGCCCACAGTCCCCAATGTCCTGGCAGGATGCATTCTATATATCATTGTCTTCTCTGTCTCTGCTAACTATTTCATACTGCACAATCCGCATAGCTTTTCACTTAAAGGACAATGCCATTGATACAAATGGAAAGGTAGGCAGAGCCATGAGGTTCCTGATATTAATCACAGCCATATTCGTTGTGTGTTACCTGCCCAGTGCTTCTATCAGAGTTGCCATCTGGGTACTGAAGACCATGAAGTATGAAGACTGTGCACACTTCCGAGATGCAAACCTTGGATTCTATCTTACCATTTGCCTTACTTACCTCTACAGTGTGCTCAATCCTGCATTATATTATTTTTCAAGCCCATCTTCACATAAGTTATTACCATGCCTGTGTAAAGAAAATCTGTTCAGGGAAAGTGAGGCACAGTAG